Genomic DNA from Candidatus Aegiribacteria sp.:
ACCCCGACCAACTTCTTTAGTTGTGAAAAATGGTTCGAAGAGATTTTCCAGAATCTCTTTGTCCATGCCGCAACCATCGTCACTAACAGCAAGAAGAACATACTCGCCGGGGATAGATTCAGGATATTCCCTGCGATGGGACTCTTTGAAAAGAACGTTTCTTGTTTCGATAGTCATCTTGCCTACGCCTGCGATGGCATCCCGGCCATTGACGCACAGATTGGCAAGAATCTGATCAACCTGTGCCGGATCCATCATAATCGGCCATAGATCCGTACACGGCAGCCATGAGAGATTTATATCCTCGCCAATAAGCCGCAGGAGCATTTTAAGCATTCCTTCTACGGTCTCATTAAGTTCAAGTACTTTAGGCGATACAGTCTGTCTACGGGCAAAGGCCAGTAATTGCCGTGTAAGGTTGGCGGAGCGGTCTGCGGCCTTATGGATCTCCTGAAGTGCGGCATAGATCGGTTGGTCTGGGGATATCTTGCTCTGAAGCATTTCCGTGTAACCGAGAATTACTCCGAGCATGTTGTTGAAATCGTGAGCCACTCCACCCGCCAGACGGCCAACAGACTCCATCTTCTGAGACTGACGGTATTGATCTTCGATCCGAGCCTTTTCCTCTTCAGCATGCTTAAGCTCGGTGATGTCAACAATGATTCCTCTTAAACCAACGGGTTTATTATCTTTGAGAATCGCACTTGAGTATATTACAATTGGAAATGTGCTTTCATCCTTTCTCAGGGCAGTATACTCTGTATTTTCAACGTCTTTTCCATGCAACGAATTCAGTATGTTCTCTTTTGCTTTTTCTCTGTCGGACGGAATTAGTGTCTGCAGAACATTAATTCCTTTTTCATAGTCCTCTTGAGAGTATCCAAATGAAACAAATGCCTGTTTATTCACAAAATTCAGATTTCCATCAGTATCAATCTCGAAGACAATTTGCGGTAAAAGATTTGTCATATCTCTGAAATTCTGTTCGCTTTCGCGTAATTTTTCTTCCGTGTTCTTTCTTCTTGTGATATCGAGAAATTGAGATAACAGATATTTTGGCTTATTCTCTTCATCCTTAATGAGCGAACAAACCATCTCTGATGGAAATATGGATGTGTCTTTTCGTCTTACAGGAACTTCTCCCCTCCATTTACCTTCAGATAGAACAGTTGGAATAATTATTTCTTTTAATTGTTTTACGCCTTCTTCATTGCTGAATGAAAAGAACGATTCCCCAATTAATAGACTATCATCCTCAAAACCGCCAAGTGTAAGAAGTCCCCGGTTTACGTATTCTAGCTTTCCCTGCATATCTGTCATCACAATCGCTTCCGGAGTTGTTTCCACAACTTTTGATAGCTTTCGTATTTCTTCTTCTGCTATCTTTTTCTCAGTAACATTTCTTGCAATCTTAAGGATAGTGGTTATCTTTCCCTGGGAATCCTTTATTGGTACTCCAACGTCGTCCCAGTAGCTTTCGCCAGCACCGGCCATTGATTGAAGATGGACAATTCCCCTTTCAATTTTTCCTGTATTAAGCGTTTTAACAATCGGACAGCCTGGGCATATGCTATTTCTGCCCGGAAGTGCCTTGTAGCAAAACTGACCTATTGCATCCGGTTTCATTTCAAGAGTTGCTTTATTCGCCCACAAAATCGTTAGATTTGTATCTAGTTGTAGTACTATATCCGGCATACTATTAAGGATAGTACGTAATTTTTCTTCGCTCTCACGTAATGCCTTTTCTGCCTCCTTGCGTTCGGTGATATCATATCCAATAACAACAATACCCTTTCGACTGCCATCAGAATGAAAAATTGGAACTTTAATTACATCGTAGTCTCGAACCGTACCGTCAGACTGATAAATACTCTCTTCTTGCATAAAAAGACGTTTCTCATTCCATGCCTTTGAATCGGATTCTTTGCATGTAAG
This window encodes:
- a CDS encoding PAS domain S-box protein, with protein sequence MAENPIQNNQKADMLDNAPVIIAIHNMNRNIIWANKAYQEATGLSLQEIEGKECHLIWGLDEPCRNCPVKKAIETGKPCKAELTPKNQKHWPDSQGSWLVKATPNRNENGDIIGAIEAVYDITEYKQTENVLQKSIEHFKLLIENTTDIIIMQDLTGKYLYYNSPAVYGFKQENLLGKTPYDFHTPEVAAQLMNRLSRTISTGLVVNEETKFDCQGEILWFLDQSSPVKDAMGRTIAVITISRNISDRKKVEETLRESEEQLHTLIDAMPGFICFKDGDGRWLKVNDAGIRIFQLEGMDYQGKTDSELAELNNRLQGAFLTCKESDSKAWNEKRLFMQEESIYQSDGTVRDYDVIKVPIFHSDGSRKGIVVIGYDITERKEAEKALRESEEKLRTILNSMPDIVLQLDTNLTILWANKATLEMKPDAIGQFCYKALPGRNSICPGCPIVKTLNTGKIERGIVHLQSMAGAGESYWDDVGVPIKDSQGKITTILKIARNVTEKKIAEEEIRKLSKVVETTPEAIVMTDMQGKLEYVNRGLLTLGGFEDDSLLIGESFFSFSNEEGVKQLKEIIIPTVLSEGKWRGEVPVRRKDTSIFPSEMVCSLIKDEENKPKYLLSQFLDITRRKNTEEKLRESEQNFRDMTNLLPQIVFEIDTDGNLNFVNKQAFVSFGYSQEDYEKGINVLQTLIPSDREKAKENILNSLHGKDVENTEYTALRKDESTFPIVIYSSAILKDNKPVGLRGIIVDITELKHAEEEKARIEDQYRQSQKMESVGRLAGGVAHDFNNMLGVILGYTEMLQSKISPDQPIYAALQEIHKAADRSANLTRQLLAFARRQTVSPKVLELNETVEGMLKMLLRLIGEDINLSWLPCTDLWPIMMDPAQVDQILANLCVNGRDAIAGVGKMTIETRNVLFKESHRREYPESIPGEYVLLAVSDDGCGMDKEILENLFEPFFTTKEVGRGTGLGLATVYGIVKQNNGFINVYSESGEGTTFNIYLPRYNGKAAQMQKEGPTEPLKYGHETILLVEDEPAILEMATTMLETQGYTVLPATMPSEAIRMAVKYESEIHLLMTDVVMPEMNGRNLAKGLLSNYPNIKCLFMSGYTANVIAHRRVLDEGVNFIQKPFTIHDLTSKVREVLDNE